The following are encoded in a window of Castanea sativa cultivar Marrone di Chiusa Pesio chromosome 9, ASM4071231v1 genomic DNA:
- the LOC142609804 gene encoding protein SEEDLING LETHAL 1, chloroplastic: protein MQQKHTIHFLSSSTITTTKPHFLSPLHHHDYSQRNLHFPPIFSLKATTTTTTTTLSLPLKPPKTPEIPTVSPPSQTHSRSHFQEKMLYLDSIGLDFLSLINHHPPIISASLPDLKSTVDLITSTLSLTSVEFRRIINMCPEILTSLVTDIVPIFTFLLREARVNGSDLKRVINRRPRLLVCSVQLRLRPTLYFLQSIGISEVHRHTYLLSCSVEDKLIPRIEYFEKIGFSRRDAVTMFRRFPQLFNYSVKQNFELKFDYFVVEMGRDLKELKEFPQYFSFSLENRIKPRHQCCVEKGVCFPLPVLLKTSEEQFRDRLEVLEPHL from the coding sequence ATGCAGCAAAAACACACAATCCATTTCCTCTCCTCctccaccatcaccaccaccaaaccTCATTTCCTTTCTCCCCTCCACCACCATGACTATTCTCAAAGGAACCTCCACTTCCCTCCTATCTTTTCCCTCaaagccaccaccaccaccacaacaacaacactctctctccctcttaaaCCTCCCAAAACCCCTGAAATCCCAACCGTATCCCCACCCTCTCAAACCCACTCTCGCTCTCACTTCCAAGAAAAAATGCTCTACCTCGACTCAATAGGCCTCGACTTCTTATCCTTAATCAACCACCACCCTCCGATCATATCCGCCTCCCTCCCAGACCTCAAATCCACCGTCGATTTAATCACCTCCACGCTCTCCCTCACCTCCGTCGAGTTCCGCCGCATCATCAACATGTGCCCCGAAATCCTCACCTCCCTGGTCACCGACATAGTCCCCATCTTCACCTTCCTCCTCCGCGAGGCCCGCGTCAACGGCTCTGATCTCAAGCGCGTCATCAACCGACGGCCCAGATTGCTCGTCTGCAGCGTCCAGCTCCGGCTCCGCCCCACGCTATACTTCCTCCAGAGCATCGGAATCTCCGAGGTTCACAGACACACGTACTTGCTCTCTTGCAGCGTCGAAGACAAGCTCATTCCCAGAATCGAATACTTCGAAAAAATCGGCTTTTCGCGCCGTGACGCGGTCACAATGTTTCGGAGATTCCCGCAGCTGTTCAATTACAGTGTGAAACAGAACTTCGAGCTCAAATTCGATTACTTTGTGGTGGAAATGGGGAGGGATTTGAAGGAGCTGAAAGAGTTTCCTCAGTACTTTTCGTTTAGCTTAGAGAATAGGATTAAGCCTAGACACCAGTGTTGTGTAGAGAAAGGTGTGTGCTTTCCTCTACCTGTGTTGTTAAAGACGAGCGAGGAGCAATTCCGTGATAGATTGGAG